Proteins from one Pseudomonas grandcourensis genomic window:
- the aceE gene encoding pyruvate dehydrogenase (acetyl-transferring), homodimeric type gives MQDLDPVETQEWLDALESVLDKEGEDRAHYLMTRMGELATRSGSQLPYAITTPYRNTIPVTHEARMPGDLFMERRIRSLVRWNAMAMVMRTNLKDSDLGGHISSFASSATLYDIGFNYFFQAPTEEHGGDLIYFQGHTSPGVYARAFMEGRITEDQMNNFRQEVDGQGLSSYPHPWLMPDFWQFPTVSMGLGPIQAIYQARFMKYLEARGFIPEGKQKVWCFLGDGECDEPESLGAISLAGREKLDNLIFVINCNLQRLDGPVRGNGKIIQELEGVFRGAQWNVTKVIWGRFWDPLLAKDVDGILQRRMDEVIDGEYQNYKAKDGAFVREHFFNSPELKAMVADLSDDEIWKLNRGGHDPYKVYAAYHEAVNHKEQPTVILAKTIKGYGTGAGEAKNTAHNTKKVDVDSLKLFRDRFDIPVKDEELENLPFFKPEPNSAEARYLSERRTALGGFVPQRRAQSFSVPTPSLDTLKAILDGSGDREISTTMAFVRILAQLVKDKEIGPRIVPIIPDEARTFGMEGMFRQLGIYSSVGQLYEPVDKDQVMFYKEDKKGQILEEGINEAGAMSSFIAAGTSYSSHNQPMLPFYIFYSMFGFQRIGDLAWAAGDSRTRGFLIGGTAGRTTLNGEGLQHEDGHSHILAATIPNCRTFDPTYGYELAVIIQDGMKKMTEEQQDVFYYITVMNESYQQPAMPAGVEEGIIKGMYLLEEDTREAAHHVQLMGSGTILREVREAAKILREEFNVGADVWSVTSFNELRRDGLAVERTNRLHPGQKPKLSYVEECLNGRKGPVIASTDYMKLFAEQIRQWVPSKEFKVLGTDGFGRSDSRKKLRHFFEVDRHFVVLAALEALADRGDIEPKVVAEAIAKFGINPEKRNPLDC, from the coding sequence ATGCAAGACCTCGATCCCGTCGAAACCCAGGAATGGCTGGACGCCCTGGAATCGGTTCTCGACAAAGAAGGCGAAGACCGTGCTCACTATCTGATGACCCGTATGGGTGAACTGGCGACCCGCAGCGGTTCGCAGCTGCCTTACGCCATCACCACGCCTTACCGCAACACCATCCCGGTAACCCACGAAGCACGCATGCCTGGCGACCTGTTCATGGAACGCCGCATTCGCTCGCTGGTACGCTGGAACGCGATGGCCATGGTAATGCGTACGAACCTGAAAGATTCTGACCTCGGCGGTCACATCTCCAGCTTCGCCTCCAGTGCGACCCTGTATGACATCGGCTTCAACTACTTCTTCCAGGCCCCGACCGAAGAACACGGCGGCGACCTGATCTACTTCCAGGGCCACACCTCGCCAGGCGTTTACGCCCGCGCATTCATGGAAGGCCGCATCACCGAAGACCAGATGAACAACTTCCGCCAGGAAGTCGACGGTCAGGGCCTGTCGTCCTACCCGCACCCTTGGCTGATGCCTGACTTCTGGCAGTTCCCGACCGTATCCATGGGTCTGGGCCCGATCCAGGCGATCTACCAGGCACGCTTCATGAAGTACCTCGAAGCCCGTGGTTTCATCCCGGAAGGCAAGCAAAAAGTCTGGTGCTTCCTGGGCGACGGCGAGTGCGACGAGCCGGAATCCCTGGGTGCCATCTCGCTGGCTGGCCGCGAGAAGCTGGACAACCTGATCTTCGTCATCAACTGCAACCTGCAGCGCCTTGATGGCCCGGTTCGCGGCAACGGCAAGATCATCCAGGAACTCGAAGGCGTGTTCCGCGGTGCTCAGTGGAACGTGACCAAAGTCATCTGGGGCCGTTTCTGGGACCCACTGCTGGCCAAAGACGTCGACGGTATCCTGCAACGTCGCATGGACGAAGTCATCGACGGCGAGTACCAGAACTACAAAGCCAAAGACGGCGCGTTCGTGCGTGAACACTTCTTCAACTCGCCAGAACTCAAGGCGATGGTTGCCGACTTGTCCGACGACGAGATCTGGAAACTCAACCGTGGCGGCCACGACCCGTACAAGGTCTACGCGGCGTACCACGAAGCGGTCAACCACAAAGAACAACCGACCGTCATCCTGGCCAAAACCATCAAAGGTTATGGCACCGGTGCCGGCGAAGCGAAAAACACTGCGCACAACACCAAGAAAGTCGATGTCGACAGCCTGAAGTTGTTCCGTGATCGTTTCGACATTCCGGTCAAAGACGAAGAGCTGGAAAACCTGCCGTTCTTCAAACCGGAACCAAACAGCGCCGAAGCCCGTTACCTGAGCGAGCGCCGCACTGCACTGGGCGGTTTTGTGCCACAGCGTCGCGCGCAGAGCTTCAGCGTGCCGACTCCGTCACTCGATACCCTCAAGGCTATCCTGGACGGCTCGGGCGACCGTGAAATTTCCACCACCATGGCGTTCGTGCGGATCCTCGCGCAACTGGTCAAGGACAAGGAAATCGGTCCACGCATCGTTCCGATCATCCCGGACGAAGCCCGTACCTTCGGTATGGAAGGCATGTTCCGTCAGTTGGGCATCTACTCGTCCGTCGGCCAGCTCTACGAGCCAGTCGATAAAGACCAGGTGATGTTCTACAAAGAAGACAAGAAGGGCCAGATCCTCGAAGAAGGCATCAACGAAGCGGGTGCCATGAGCTCCTTCATCGCTGCCGGTACTTCGTACTCCAGCCACAACCAGCCAATGCTGCCGTTCTACATCTTCTATTCGATGTTCGGCTTCCAGCGTATCGGCGACCTGGCCTGGGCCGCTGGCGACAGCCGCACCCGTGGCTTCCTGATCGGCGGCACCGCCGGCCGGACCACGCTGAACGGCGAAGGCCTGCAACACGAAGACGGTCACAGCCACATCCTGGCTGCCACCATCCCGAACTGCCGCACCTTTGATCCAACCTACGGCTACGAGCTGGCGGTGATCATCCAGGACGGCATGAAGAAGATGACCGAAGAGCAGCAGGACGTTTTCTACTACATCACCGTGATGAACGAGTCCTACCAGCAACCAGCCATGCCGGCCGGTGTAGAGGAAGGCATCATCAAGGGCATGTACCTGCTCGAAGAAGACACCCGCGAAGCGGCGCACCACGTTCAGCTGATGGGCTCCGGCACCATCCTGCGTGAAGTCCGTGAAGCAGCGAAGATCCTGCGCGAAGAGTTCAACGTCGGCGCCGACGTGTGGAGCGTTACCAGCTTCAACGAACTGCGTCGCGACGGCCTGGCCGTTGAGCGCACCAACCGTCTGCACCCTGGCCAGAAGCCTAAGCTGAGCTACGTCGAGGAGTGCCTGAACGGCCGTAAAGGTCCGGTCATCGCCTCTACCGACTACATGAAACTGTTCGCCGAGCAGATCCGTCAGTGGGTACCGTCCAAGGAATTCAAAGTCCTGGGCACCGACGGTTTCGGCCGCAGCGACAGCCGCAAGAAACTGCGTCATTTCTTCGAAGTCGACCGTCATTTCGTGGTGTTGGCAGCCCTGGAAGCACTGGCTGACCGTGGTGACATCGAACCTAAGGTTGTGGCCGAGGCCATCGCCAAGTTCGGTATCAACCCGGAAAAACGCAACCCACTGGACTGCTGA
- the glnE gene encoding bifunctional [glutamate--ammonia ligase]-adenylyl-L-tyrosine phosphorylase/[glutamate--ammonia-ligase] adenylyltransferase → MSLPSLAELPAILLPFVTRAEQSFRAAVAALDDDHGLSVWTPERWAQFARVTAASDFVIEQCVRDPLMLLELVQSGELDRSFAPGELCAQIATAVSAAETDDLLGRALRRQRARHQVRIIWRDLTRQADLIQTCRDLSDMADASIDQAYQWLYVRHCQQFGVPTGRRSGEPQQMVILGMGKLGAVELNLSSDIDLIFAYPEGGETVGVKRPLDNQEFFIRLGQRLIKALDPMTVDGFVFRVDMRLRPYGSAGALVLSFNALEQYYQDQGRDWERYAMIKSRVVAGDQVAGAQLQEMLRPFVYRRYLDFSAIEALRTMKQLIQQEVRRKGMADNIKLGSGGIREVEFIAQAFQLIHGGRDLSLQQRPLLKVLSTLEGQGYLPPAVISELREGYEFLRYTEHAIQAIADRQTQMLPAGEQDQARIAFMLGFANWTAFHEQLMYWRGRIAWHFGQVIADPDEEQGAENEVVVGGEWLPLWEEAQDDEAACRQLEEGGFKDAPKALRALAGLRGSPQLRAMQRLGRERLDAFIPRLLAQAVEHDNPDLVLERVLPLVEAVARRSAYLVLLTENPSALRRLLTLCAASPWIAEQITRFPLLLDELLNEGRLFKPPLAPELAAELRERLTRIPEDDLEQQMEALRHFKLAHRLRVAASEIAGSLPLMKVSDYLTWLAEAILEQVLALAWRQTVAKYGTPLRTDGTLCDPGFIIVGYGKVGGLELGHGSDLDLVFIHDGDPQAETDGVKPIDGAQFFTRLGQRIIHLLTAQTNSGQLYEVDMRLRPSGASGLLVSSLGAFARYQENEAWTWEHQALVRARVLVGSQDVGQAFEKVRAAILGKTRDLPTLRQEVSEMRAKMRDNLGSKSTAAGTGANAFEATAPFDIKQDAGGIVDIEFMVQYAALAWSETHPPLLRWTDNIRILEELEHDGLMPVEDAGLLREAYKAYRSAAHRQALQKDPGVIPGDQFADERRQVMRIWRELGLS, encoded by the coding sequence ATGAGCCTCCCCTCGCTTGCCGAACTGCCCGCCATTCTCCTGCCGTTTGTCACTCGCGCCGAGCAGTCTTTCCGGGCTGCCGTCGCCGCTTTGGACGATGACCACGGTCTGTCTGTCTGGACGCCGGAGCGCTGGGCGCAATTTGCCCGCGTCACCGCCGCCAGCGATTTCGTGATTGAACAGTGTGTTCGTGACCCTTTGATGTTGCTGGAGTTGGTGCAGTCCGGCGAGCTGGACCGCAGCTTCGCTCCCGGTGAGTTGTGCGCTCAAATCGCGACCGCCGTGAGCGCGGCCGAGACCGACGATCTGCTTGGCCGCGCCTTGCGCCGCCAGCGTGCACGCCATCAAGTGCGGATCATCTGGCGCGACCTGACCCGTCAGGCCGATTTGATCCAGACCTGCCGCGACCTTTCGGACATGGCCGATGCCAGCATCGATCAGGCCTATCAATGGTTGTATGTGCGGCATTGCCAGCAGTTCGGCGTGCCGACCGGGCGGCGCAGCGGCGAGCCGCAGCAGATGGTCATTCTCGGCATGGGCAAGCTCGGTGCCGTGGAGTTGAACCTGTCGTCGGACATCGACCTGATTTTTGCCTATCCCGAGGGTGGCGAAACCGTCGGCGTCAAACGCCCGCTGGATAACCAGGAGTTCTTCATTCGTCTGGGTCAGCGGCTGATCAAGGCCCTGGACCCGATGACCGTCGACGGCTTTGTATTCCGCGTCGACATGCGCCTGCGTCCCTACGGTTCGGCAGGCGCGCTGGTGCTGAGCTTTAACGCGCTGGAGCAGTATTACCAGGATCAGGGGCGCGACTGGGAACGCTACGCGATGATCAAGTCACGGGTGGTGGCCGGCGATCAGGTGGCCGGCGCGCAACTGCAAGAGATGCTGCGCCCGTTCGTTTATCGGCGTTACCTGGACTTTTCCGCCATTGAAGCGCTGCGCACCATGAAGCAGCTGATCCAGCAGGAAGTGCGGCGCAAGGGTATGGCCGACAACATCAAGCTCGGTTCCGGCGGTATTCGCGAAGTCGAGTTCATTGCCCAGGCCTTTCAGCTGATCCACGGCGGGCGCGACTTGAGCTTGCAACAGCGCCCACTATTAAAGGTGCTGAGCACGCTGGAAGGTCAGGGTTACCTGCCGCCGGCCGTGATCAGCGAGCTGCGTGAAGGTTACGAGTTCCTGCGTTACACCGAACACGCGATTCAGGCGATTGCCGATCGCCAGACGCAAATGTTGCCCGCTGGCGAGCAGGATCAGGCGCGTATTGCCTTTATGTTGGGTTTCGCCAACTGGACGGCCTTCCACGAACAACTGATGTACTGGCGCGGCCGTATTGCCTGGCACTTCGGGCAGGTGATCGCCGATCCCGATGAAGAGCAGGGCGCCGAAAACGAAGTGGTGGTCGGTGGTGAGTGGTTGCCGCTGTGGGAGGAGGCCCAGGACGATGAGGCCGCTTGCCGTCAACTGGAGGAGGGTGGTTTCAAGGATGCCCCAAAAGCCTTGAGAGCCCTGGCCGGCTTGCGCGGTAGCCCGCAATTGAGGGCAATGCAGCGTCTGGGTCGCGAACGTCTCGATGCTTTTATTCCGCGGTTGCTGGCGCAGGCCGTAGAGCATGACAATCCGGACCTGGTACTGGAACGGGTGCTGCCGCTGGTCGAAGCCGTGGCCCGTCGCTCCGCGTACCTGGTGCTGCTGACCGAGAACCCCAGTGCGTTGCGGCGGTTGCTGACGCTGTGCGCGGCGAGCCCGTGGATCGCCGAGCAAATCACCCGCTTCCCGTTGTTGCTCGACGAATTGCTCAACGAAGGCCGGCTGTTCAAGCCGCCACTGGCGCCAGAACTGGCGGCCGAATTGCGCGAGCGCCTGACACGGATTCCCGAGGACGACCTCGAGCAGCAAATGGAAGCCCTGCGTCACTTCAAGCTGGCGCACCGCTTGCGGGTGGCTGCCTCGGAAATCGCCGGCAGCTTGCCGCTGATGAAAGTCAGCGATTACCTGACCTGGCTCGCCGAAGCGATCCTGGAGCAAGTGCTGGCACTGGCCTGGCGCCAGACCGTAGCCAAGTACGGCACACCGTTGCGCACCGATGGCACCTTGTGCGATCCCGGCTTCATCATTGTCGGTTATGGGAAAGTCGGCGGCCTGGAACTCGGGCATGGTTCGGACCTGGACCTGGTGTTCATCCACGACGGCGATCCGCAGGCTGAAACCGATGGCGTCAAACCCATCGATGGCGCGCAATTTTTCACCCGGCTGGGGCAGCGGATCATTCACTTGCTGACGGCGCAGACCAACTCCGGGCAGTTGTATGAAGTGGACATGCGTTTGCGGCCATCCGGTGCGTCGGGCTTGCTGGTGAGTTCTCTGGGGGCGTTTGCCCGTTATCAGGAGAACGAGGCCTGGACCTGGGAGCATCAGGCATTGGTGCGGGCGCGGGTGTTGGTGGGCAGTCAGGATGTCGGCCAGGCCTTCGAGAAAGTCCGCGCCGCGATATTGGGCAAGACCCGTGATCTGCCGACCCTGCGCCAGGAGGTCAGCGAGATGCGCGCCAAGATGCGCGATAACCTGGGCAGCAAGAGCACGGCGGCCGGCACCGGGGCAAATGCCTTCGAAGCCACGGCGCCGTTCGATATCAAGCAGGACGCCGGAGGTATCGTCGATATTGAATTTATGGTGCAATACGCGGCCTTGGCGTGGTCCGAAACACACCCGCCATTGCTGCGCTGGACGGACAACATCCGCATTCTGGAAGAGCTGGAGCATGATGGGCTGATGCCGGTCGAAGATGCCGGCCTGTTGCGTGAAGCGTATAAAGCGTACCGCTCCGCCGCCCACCGGCAGGCCTTGCAGAAGGACCCAGGGGTGATTCCGGGCGACCAGTTCGCGGACGAACGGCGGCAGGTCATGCGGATCTGGCGTGAGCTGGGGCTAAGCTGA
- the waaF gene encoding lipopolysaccharide heptosyltransferase II yields the protein MKILIVGPSWVGDMVMAQTLFQCLKQRHPQCEIDVLAPEWSRPILERMPEVRQALSFPLGHGVLELATRRRIGKSLVGQYDQAILLPNSLKSALVPFFAGIPKRTGWRGEFRYGLLNDVRTLDKDRYPLMIERFMALAFEPGVELPKPYPRPTLQIDPVTREAALAKFDLTLDRPVLALCPGAEFGESKRWPSEHYARVAEAKIREGWQVWLFGSKNDHAVGEDIRARLIPGLREESVNLSGGTSLAEAIDLMSCADAVVSNDSGLMHVAAALNRPLVAVYGSTSPGFTPPLAEHVEVVRLGIECSPCFDRTCRFGHYNCLRQLMPQAVNEALQRLQGTPVEVK from the coding sequence ATGAAAATTCTGATCGTTGGGCCCAGTTGGGTCGGTGACATGGTGATGGCGCAGACACTTTTCCAGTGTCTGAAGCAACGCCACCCGCAATGCGAAATCGACGTGCTGGCCCCCGAGTGGAGCCGGCCGATTCTTGAGCGCATGCCCGAAGTTCGCCAGGCCTTGAGCTTTCCGCTCGGTCACGGTGTCCTGGAGCTGGCAACGCGTCGGCGCATCGGCAAATCCCTGGTTGGCCAGTACGACCAGGCGATCCTGTTGCCCAATTCCCTGAAGTCGGCGCTGGTGCCGTTCTTTGCCGGCATCCCGAAACGCACCGGCTGGCGAGGCGAATTCCGCTATGGCCTGCTCAACGACGTGCGCACGCTGGACAAGGATCGTTATCCGCTGATGATCGAGCGCTTCATGGCCCTGGCGTTCGAGCCGGGCGTTGAACTGCCAAAACCCTATCCGCGCCCGACGCTGCAGATCGATCCGGTTACCCGCGAAGCGGCACTGGCCAAGTTCGACCTGACCCTCGACCGCCCGGTATTGGCCCTGTGCCCCGGCGCCGAGTTTGGCGAGTCCAAGCGCTGGCCGTCCGAGCATTACGCCAGGGTCGCCGAAGCGAAGATCCGCGAAGGCTGGCAAGTCTGGCTGTTCGGTTCGAAAAACGACCACGCCGTGGGCGAAGACATCCGCGCGCGGCTGATTCCCGGCCTGCGTGAAGAATCGGTCAACCTCAGCGGCGGTACCTCGCTGGCCGAAGCCATCGACCTGATGTCCTGCGCCGATGCGGTGGTGTCCAACGACTCCGGCCTGATGCACGTCGCCGCCGCGCTGAACCGCCCGTTGGTCGCGGTCTACGGTTCGACGTCGCCAGGTTTCACGCCGCCGCTGGCCGAGCACGTCGAAGTCGTTCGCCTGGGTATCGAATGCAGCCCATGCTTCGACCGCACCTGCCGTTTCGGCCATTACAACTGCCTGCGCCAGCTCATGCCGCAAGCGGTGAACGAAGCCCTGCAACGGTTGCAAGGCACTCCGGTCGAGGTCAAATAG